Genomic segment of Planctomicrobium piriforme:
CAGGAAACGATCGGCAAGATCGCGGCCACGCATTCCAACGTGCTGCTGGTCGGAGAAACCGGGACCGGGAAAGAACTGTTCGCGCGGGCGATACATTCCGCCGGTCCCATGCGCGACGAAAAATTTCTCGCGGTGAACTGCGGCACCAGACCGATTGAGTTGCTCGAAGCGGAACTCTTTGGCAGCGAGGCAGGGGGCAAAACGCAGCCAGGGATCTTGCGGACCGCCGGCGGCGGCACGGTGTTTCTCGACGAGATTGCCAGCCTACCGATGGGCACCCAGACCAAACTGCTGCGGGCGATCGAGTATCAGGAAAGCATGCCGTCTGGCGGAGCGGAAACCTATACGGTCAGTTGCCGGATCATCACCTCCACCAGCGAAGACCTGTTGCGGCTGGTGGGGGATGGCAACTTTGAAGAAGACCTGTTCTATCGACTCGATGGCGTGAAGATCCGCATTCCACCCCTGCGGGAACGGCTCGACGACATCCCGGAGCTCGTCGACCACTTCGTCGCCAAGCACTCACGGGCACTGCGAAAACGTGTCGTCAGTGCCTCGAGCGAAACGATTCGCCTGCTGATGTCGGCACAGTGGAAGGGGAACGTCCGCCAGCTCGACAACGCCATCGAACGTGCCGTCATCATGTGCGACGGCACCCAAATCGAACCCGGCGACCTCCCGCCAGACCTCCTCGGCCTGGGCCAACCGCTGCCAGACACCGACGACCTCCGCAGCGCCCTGCGTCACTACGAACGCCTCCACATCACGAGAGTGCTGCGGCAGTGGCCGGATAAACGCGAAGCCGCGAAGCGGCTCAAGCTGGGTCTGTCGAGCCTGTACCGGAAGATTGAAGAGTTGAGTATTGAGTTGTGAACGCGTGCTTTTAATTGGTTCCACAGGAATCGAGTGTCATGCCTGAGGAAGCGGTCGCTGCTCGACGGAAACTAGACGGTCTGGCGATGCTGGCCTTCTGGCTCTCTTTTTTCTTGATGGTTCTGCCGACAGAGGCAGATGTCCTTTTCTCTTTCATCCGAAATCGTCAGTTCACTTTTGCCGTTTTGTTTGCCGTATTTTGTTCGGCGTGCGTCCTCGTTCCGTTTGTCCTGTCATGGAGGCGGAGAAGAAGAAACCCTGAGATGTGGAGAGGACGCGGTTACTGGATTGCGGCAGGCGTCGTCCTTTGCTTGAACGGGGTACTACAGCTTGCCCTGGGTATCCAACAGTGGTCAAAGTAGCGTGATGAACTCAACTGGTTCCATCTTGCCCCGAATTCGGTTAGCCAGTTCCTGTTTCATCTCGGCGATTGCATCCGTGGCTGACAGTGTGGCTGATGCCCCGGAATCGAGGCGGGCGATGCGACGATCGAGTTCGGCTGTCCAGTCAAACTCCATCTCGCCGGCCAGACTGGCTTCGATCAGACCGATCACTTCCAGACGCTCGTCGGGCGACAACGCGAGTGCATCCTGAGCGAGTTGTTGAGCTTTAGTCACCGCGAAACTCCTTTCAGCGTGCAGATTGATGATTCTGTCAGATCGAAAATCACCTGTCGATCTTGATTCCGAAATGAACCGTGGGCTAACGCCCAGCGGCTGATTGGCGTCTCTGGGACACATCTTCAGTTGCGACTGCCAGTCGCATGGTGAAGAATCGTGACTGAAGGTCGATCTCAACTGCTCCTTCTTCTGACCACCCCGCTGCAAGGGCCGGCACAATGAATACGTTCTCTTTTTCTCGCACACTGCTTCTGCTGTGCATGTTGGCAGTTGTTGTGAAAGCCGATGACGCGAAGCAACCCATTCCGGCCAGCGTGCAGGCGGTTCTCGATAAGCCATTCTACAAGTCAGCCGTCTGGGGCCTGCAGGTGGTTGACCTCGAATCGGGCGAGGTCCTTTGCTCGAAGAATGCGGACAAACAAATACTGGTCGGGTCGATTCGCAAGATGTTCTCGGTCGGACTGGCGCTCGACAAACTCGGGGCAGGGCATCGGTTTGTCACTCCCATTGATGTCGACGGAAAAATTGAACAGGGAGTGCTGACAGGCAACCTGATCCTGGTCGCGAGCGGGGATCTCTCGATGGGGGGCCGGATGAACCCTGACGGCACGCTGGCGATTTCGAACTTCGATCACAATGAAGCGAACGCCCTCGGCAATGCCGAGCTGACGAAGCCTGACCCGTTGGCGGGTTACAAGGATCTCGCGCGACAGGTGGCTGCATCCGGCATCAAGGAGATTCGCGGCGACGTCATCATCGACGACCGGTTGTTCGAGCCGTTCCCCTTTCGAGGCGAGTTCGAAGTGCGGCCGATCTTTGTGAACGACGATGTCGTCGACGTGATGTTCCGGCCAGGCCAGGTGGGCCAGCCAGCCGTGGTCGAGTCCCGTCCGCTCTCGGCGGCGCTCGCGATCAGATCGTCGCTTACCACGTCAGGTCAGGGGAGTGAACTCAAGATCGAATGCGATCCGGAACATCCTGCTTGCACTGGCGCGACTGACTGTCAGGCGACATTCAATGGTCAATTGCCGATTGACTTCACGCCTCCGTTCACTGGCAAATGGCCGGTCGTGCGAACCGTTCGGATCACCCAACCGCAGAACTACGCCAGAACGGTGTTGATCGAGGCGTTGAAAGAGGCGGGAGTGGCTGTTGCCGCTGCGACAGTGGCTGAGAACCCAGTTCAAAAACTGCCGACAAT
This window contains:
- a CDS encoding sigma-54-dependent transcriptional regulator, which encodes MSNRLSSDPAVVRQILIVEDEPIIRNTLAEFLSSEGYQVTKAVSVEEGISRAREKDFHLAICDIQLPDGDGIKLMRLMHKINPSVFVLIITAYGTVESAVEAFKAGAFDYLTKPVIFEDLANKLRRVFEYRDLYLENQKLRRELAQPNRFDQIVGSSEPLRVLQETIGKIAATHSNVLLVGETGTGKELFARAIHSAGPMRDEKFLAVNCGTRPIELLEAELFGSEAGGKTQPGILRTAGGGTVFLDEIASLPMGTQTKLLRAIEYQESMPSGGAETYTVSCRIITSTSEDLLRLVGDGNFEEDLFYRLDGVKIRIPPLRERLDDIPELVDHFVAKHSRALRKRVVSASSETIRLLMSAQWKGNVRQLDNAIERAVIMCDGTQIEPGDLPPDLLGLGQPLPDTDDLRSALRHYERLHITRVLRQWPDKREAAKRLKLGLSSLYRKIEELSIEL
- a CDS encoding D-alanyl-D-alanine carboxypeptidase/D-alanyl-D-alanine-endopeptidase translates to MNTFSFSRTLLLLCMLAVVVKADDAKQPIPASVQAVLDKPFYKSAVWGLQVVDLESGEVLCSKNADKQILVGSIRKMFSVGLALDKLGAGHRFVTPIDVDGKIEQGVLTGNLILVASGDLSMGGRMNPDGTLAISNFDHNEANALGNAELTKPDPLAGYKDLARQVAASGIKEIRGDVIIDDRLFEPFPFRGEFEVRPIFVNDDVVDVMFRPGQVGQPAVVESRPLSAALAIRSSLTTSGQGSELKIECDPEHPACTGATDCQATFNGQLPIDFTPPFTGKWPVVRTVRITQPQNYARTVLIEALKEAGVAVAAATVAENPVQKLPTMDAPRGTLAVASLMSVPYSDYARWILKVSYNIGADTSLLLLGLTQGVNNLQAALQAEQKILQKEFGIAASDYHFVDGSGGGETAITPQAVGSYLKARSQRDNFSIFKAALPSLGVDGSLGFVTDFEKNPALAGAKGNVQAKTGTFLYGDDQGRILLKAQGMAGYITTKTGRRLAYVLILNDAGPIQGMEDLLNVFQDQGLISALLWNEF
- a CDS encoding addiction module protein yields the protein MTKAQQLAQDALALSPDERLEVIGLIEASLAGEMEFDWTAELDRRIARLDSGASATLSATDAIAEMKQELANRIRGKMEPVEFITLL